acttaaaacatcaaaatatattaaaagtgttgtaaatatattttgaacatactttaatatatatgtatatattgttataggttcgtgaatcaacagtggccaagtcttacttcccgacgaagtaaaaatctgtgaaagtgagttatagtcccacttttaaaatctaatatttttgggatgagaatacatgcaggttttataaatgatttacaaaatagacacaagtacgtgaaactacattctatggttgaattatcgaaatcgaatatgcccctttttattaagtctggtaatctaagaattagggaacagacaccctaattgacgcgaatcctaaagatagatctattgggcctaacaaaccccatccaaagtaccggatgctttagtacttcgaaatttatatcatatccgaagggtgtcccggaatgatggggatattcttatatatgcatcttgttattgtcggttaccaggtgttcaccatatgaatgatttttatctctatgtatgggatgtgtattgaaatatgaaatcttgtggtctattgttacgatttgatatatataggttaaacctataactcaccaacattttttttgacgtttaaagcatgtttattctcaggtgaatattaagagcttccgctgttgcatactaaaataaggacaagatttggagtccatgtttgtatgatattgtgtaaaaactgcattcaagaaactgatctcgatgtaacatatttgtattgtaaaccattatgtaatggtcgtgtgtaaacaggatattttagattatcattatttgataatctacgtaaagctttttaaacctttatttatgaaataaaggttatggtttgttttaaaaatgaatgcagtctttgaaaaacgtctcatatagaggtcaaaacctcgcaacgaaatcaattaatatggaacgtttttaatcaataagaacgggacattttaacatagcttttgcagttttagcatgactgatctttctgagaattggaacagtaacacCATTACCTATAATACTCCTTATCTTGCTATCAAGCTTGAACTTTATGGCTTCTGCTTCTGTCCACTTATCTCTTGGTTTTTCACGAAGATAAGCAGGTTGAGCAGCAGCAGTACTTGTAGCAGGAACAGCTTCAACCATTGTACCAGGTATAATAGGTCCTACTGTAAGAACTTGTTCAGCATCTTCATGAATCGAACCAAGAAACCATAGAACTTTTAGCTTCcaagttgcaaagtctgtgccatcgaaaattggcacaccttttccagccataactggAGTTGGGATGGAACTGGTAGACATCTTAAATCAAAGTATGGATCGTTTTAAGATTACCAAGTTGGATTTACACcaaacccgctctgataccagttattagttcacaataACTTGATTATGAACACAAGACTCTcaataaacaataaataagaattatatgaacatgaaattgagagaacacgaattgATAGAATAAGAGAGAAAAGTATTCGTGCTTCAAAAGATACAAAATACAGAATCTTCGTACCCCTATTTATACAAGATAAACCAAATCTTtatgatttggtttccaaaactacttgactagaaaataggaaaagataaacttaaacttattaatattctaaacaaatcagtgtttatcttctagagataatatcaaatcaaaACGTGATCTTCTAAATATTTATCCAGATCTCCAGAATTCCCATAGCTTCATTATCAAGTAATTAAACCGTTGACCACAACAGATTCTGCAACTCCAGACTCTAACATTCAGACTCTAAACTCCTGCAAAaacattttgactcatcagatcattTTCCAACAAAGACACTTGAAACCACCGAGTGCAAGTACAACCAAACGAAGTTGGTCAATACTACACCCGATATTTAACGATGGTTGTGTACAGATCATCTCCCATAAACGTTCATTCTGGCTAGTTTTACGCCATGTTTTACTCACGCATGAAGCCATACCTAATGTTTTTGAATCAACATGTTTTAATATTTCGTATAACATGTTTTCATCAGATAAAACTGATGTGATAGGATTAATAAGATCGTGTGTTTTGATTTTTTTGAAGATGATTGAATCGTGAAAAGTATTAGGAATTGATCTTTTGAACATATTTTCTTTGTTTTTGATGAGATGTTGATATGAATGAATGAGATGGAAAAAAAGAGGGTTTAAAAAGATTGAAGGGTAGCGAAGAAGACAACATGAGAAATGAATGCACTTTGGTGTTTGGTGGTTTCGAGAAACTTACTATTGTGTTTTTTCTCGCTATTTCTATTGTTGGGTTCTATATGTTTGTTTGTTTTCGCCAAATGTCAAAAACATTATCGTTGGACAAATAAGCatacctttttcttttttttaaaacaaacttAAAATCTCCCTTCAAATCTActgtttcacacacacacacaaaaaaaatacacagtttaaaaaaaactaatatgaattttttttaatttttattgaaACATATAATATAAATTTACTTAACAATCTAATATGTTGAAAGTGTTCTTGTTTACTTACTTCTGGGTtaatttctttaatttgcagattgatttcttcttcttcttgttagaTTCAATACTGGTTGATGAAAAGGACTGTTGTTGAGCAAGAATGAAGTTAAAGGACTAAAGTTGCaactattttaatttattatatctgGTGGGCTTGTCTATCTTAATGGACTAAAAGACTCTTCAGCCCAATTGAACTCACTTAGTGGAAGAAGCCCAAGTCGAAAAATATAAAAGGAGAAATTTTGCTAATTTATCAATTTATCTCATTTTCTTTTTACTgtattattttttttctctctctctctatctgatACGATCTAGGGTTTGAAGAgttgtttcatcatcatcattgattCTGTATTTTGAGTGAGATTATAAGTTCAACGTATATTGAACTTGTTAGAGTGTATTGTTCTTGGTGATTCAAGTGTACTCTTATCACAATTGCTTTGATTGTGATCTTGTCTTTTAGTTTTCTGTTCTTCTGGTGATTAAAGTGCTTAATTCTTCTGTGATTGAAGATATATCTGTGTTTCTGTTCAATTTTTCCGTTTTACTCCTTACTTTTTACATATCTTGTTATCTTACATAAATAAAGTAGGGACCCAAAAAACTTTTATCACATTATTTTCATGTATTTATATGAAAGTGGATAATTGATTTAGAAGATCTCAAAATGAAATAGTGAATTATAGATTTGAAACGAAGAGAGTAACGAATAGAGTAACGAAGAGAGCTTCAGTAATCCATGAAGACCAAACAACATAAAAGAGAAAATAAAACTTAGCCACTCA
This genomic window from Rutidosis leptorrhynchoides isolate AG116_Rl617_1_P2 chromosome 2, CSIRO_AGI_Rlap_v1, whole genome shotgun sequence contains:
- the LOC139890311 gene encoding F-box protein GID2-like, giving the protein MFKRSIPNTFHDSIIFKKIKTHDLINPITSVLSDENMLYEILKHVDSKTLGMASCVSKTWRKTSQNERLWEMICTQPSLNIGCSIDQLRLVVLALGGFNRLHSQYLLPLSKPSISVIKSSSSSTVAAATSSSVWPCLPTPPRTVVPGKRCNSVKTRWGKDEMQLSLSLLSIRYFENLDYNGRKK